A part of Loxodonta africana isolate mLoxAfr1 chromosome 11, mLoxAfr1.hap2, whole genome shotgun sequence genomic DNA contains:
- the RTN2 gene encoding reticulon-2 isoform X2 translates to MGSKVADLLYWKDTRTSGVVFTGLMVSLLCLLHFSIVSVVAHVALLLLCGTISLRVYRKVLQAVHRGDGANPFQAYLDVDLTLTREQTERLSQQIASRVVSAATQLRHFFLVEDLVDSLKLALLFYILTFVGALFNGLTLLILGVIGLFTFPLLYRQHQVQIDQYVGLVTNQLSHIKAKIRAKIPGTGALASAAAAVSGSKAKAE, encoded by the exons TGGCGGACTTGCTGTACTGGAAGGATACAAGGACGTCAGGAGTGGTCTTCACGGGCCTCATGGTCTCCCTGCTCTGCCTCCTGCACTTTAGCATCGTGTCCGTGGTGGCCCATGTGGCCCTGTTGCTACTCTGTGGCACCATCTCTCTCAGGGTTTACCGCAAAGTGCTGCAGGCTGTGCACCGGGGGGACGGCGCCAACCCCTTCCA GGCCTACCTAGATGTGGACCTGACCCTGACCCGGGAGCAGACGGAACGTTTGTCCCAGCAGATTGCGTCCCGCGTGGTCTCTGCAGCCACACAGCTGCGGCATTTCTTCCTGGTAGAAGACCTCGTGGACTCCCTCAAG CTGGCCCTCCTCTTCTACATCTTGACCTTCGTGGGCGCCCTCTTCAATGGTTTGACTCTTCTCATTCTGG GAGTGATTGGTTTATTCACCTTTCCCCTGCTGTACCGGCAGCACCAG GTCCAGATTGACCAGTATGTGGGATTGGTGACAAATCAGTTGAGCCACATCAAAGCTAA GATCCGAGCTAAGATCCCAGGGACCGGCGCCCTTGCCTCGGCAGCAGCTGCAGTTTCCGGATCCAAAGCCAAAGCTGAATGA